The Sphaerochaeta globosa str. Buddy region TCAACGCTGGAGAAGCTGGTCCTGAGGCTGTCGGAATCCGCGCCCTTGACGACTACACCTTCCAGATGGACCTCATCGGTCCCCTGCCGTATGCAGTCGATGCTCTGACCCACTACAGCTTTGCAATCGTTCCCAAGCACGCCATCGATAAGTTCGGCAGCGCTTGGACTGATCCCGCCAACTTTGTCGGCAATGGTCCGTTCGTGCTCACCGATCGTGTTGCACAGACCTCCATCACCGTTTCCAAGAACGCAAAGTACTGGGATGCTGATGCCGTAAAGCTTGACAAGGTCATCTTCTACTCCTCCGACAGCGATACCACCAACTACAACATGTACCTTAATGGTGAGATTGACTGGGCAACCAACGTTCCCCCAGATCAGCTCAATGCTGCTAAGATGCGTGATGATTTCCAGACCTCCCCGCAGCTTTCAACCTACTATTATGTCTTCCAGAATGAAGTAGCTCCGATCAACAATCCTTTGGTAAGAAAGGCTCTCTCCTATGCAGTCGACCGGACTGCTCTGGTTGAAGGCGTAACCAAGGCTGGACAGATTCCTGCTTGGGGTATTGTTTCTCCGATGGCCGGTTATCCTGGACTTGAGTTCCCGTTTGAGACTATGGATGAGGCTATCGAGATGGCTCAGGACATGCTCGCTGCTGCTGGATATCCCAACGGCGCCGGCTTCCCGACCGTTTCCATCCTCTACAACACCAACGAAGGTCACAAGCAGATTGCTGAATTCATTCAGCAGGAATGGAAGAACAACCTGGGCATCAACGTAGTACTTGAAAACCAGGAATGGCAGACCTACCTCTCCAACCGTAACCAGGGCAACTTCCAGATTGCACGCGCCGGATGGGTTGGTGACTACCAGGATCCGAATACGTTCCTCGACATGTTCCTCACCGGTGCCGGTATGAACGGTGGAAAGTATTCCAATGAAGTGTATGACGTTCTGATCAACGAAGCTGCAAGAATGCCCGCAGGACCGGACCGCTACGGCGTTCTGATGACTGCTGAGGACATCATGAT contains the following coding sequences:
- a CDS encoding peptide ABC transporter substrate-binding protein, producing the protein MKKFLAIMLCVLLVSALFISCGKKEAPAPAATTTPAPAAPAAPAAPAPAPAATAKPAPAAPAVTAKDEVVFRITNGAEPESLDPALIQGVPEHRIFEALFEGLVANDPETALAVPGVAESWEVNADGTQYTFKLRKNAVWSDGTPITANDVVYSWLRLLDPATAGPYAWFPCMFLAGATEFNAGEAGPEAVGIRALDDYTFQMDLIGPLPYAVDALTHYSFAIVPKHAIDKFGSAWTDPANFVGNGPFVLTDRVAQTSITVSKNAKYWDADAVKLDKVIFYSSDSDTTNYNMYLNGEIDWATNVPPDQLNAAKMRDDFQTSPQLSTYYYVFQNEVAPINNPLVRKALSYAVDRTALVEGVTKAGQIPAWGIVSPMAGYPGLEFPFETMDEAIEMAQDMLAAAGYPNGAGFPTVSILYNTNEGHKQIAEFIQQEWKNNLGINVVLENQEWQTYLSNRNQGNFQIARAGWVGDYQDPNTFLDMFLTGAGMNGGKYSNEVYDVLINEAARMPAGPDRYGVLMTAEDIMINEDQALMPLYYYVTINMIDTNKWGGWHTNTMDYHPVKDVYKK